In Dysgonomonadaceae bacterium zrk40, one genomic interval encodes:
- a CDS encoding transglycosylase SLT domain-containing protein has protein sequence MIKKTTLYISIFSAIMIGGALLLALTAGNDPEKSDAERPLVLSMTASVEIPESMTFAGERITFDRYDKRERLDRELNSFTYFHSTTLLLFKRANRLFPVIEPILKKQGLPDDLKYLAVIESSLDPRAISPARAAGLWQFLQSTGKQYGLEVTSDVDERYHVEKATVAASRYLLDAYRKFGSWSAAAMAYNGGQARISKELAAQSADEALDLWLVEETTRYYYRMLAIKLVFEHPQQYGFVIKPEHLYKPMTFKQVEVTISIPDLAAFAREHKITYAQLKDFNSWLRNTKLTVPAGKRYTLLIPTKEGLYYRKGEKRTIHQNGWVVK, from the coding sequence ATGATCAAAAAAACGACCCTTTATATTTCAATATTCTCAGCAATCATGATTGGCGGAGCGTTGCTGCTGGCACTCACAGCAGGGAACGACCCGGAAAAAAGTGATGCGGAGCGACCGTTGGTGCTCTCCATGACCGCTTCGGTGGAGATACCTGAAAGCATGACTTTTGCAGGTGAACGGATCACCTTCGACCGGTACGACAAACGGGAGCGGCTGGACCGTGAGCTCAACAGCTTCACCTACTTCCACTCCACCACCCTTTTGTTGTTCAAACGTGCCAACAGGCTCTTCCCGGTGATTGAGCCAATCTTGAAGAAACAAGGGTTGCCTGACGACCTGAAGTATCTCGCGGTGATTGAGAGCAGCCTCGATCCGCGAGCGATCTCACCGGCTCGTGCGGCGGGGTTGTGGCAGTTTCTGCAGAGCACCGGCAAGCAATATGGCCTGGAGGTGACCAGTGATGTGGATGAGCGCTATCATGTGGAGAAGGCAACGGTGGCTGCCAGTCGTTACCTGCTCGATGCCTACCGCAAGTTTGGTTCCTGGAGTGCCGCCGCCATGGCCTACAACGGGGGGCAGGCTCGTATCAGCAAGGAATTGGCAGCACAGAGTGCCGACGAGGCACTCGATCTATGGCTGGTAGAAGAAACAACCCGCTATTACTACAGGATGCTGGCCATCAAGCTGGTGTTTGAACATCCGCAGCAGTATGGCTTCGTCATCAAACCGGAACATCTCTACAAACCGATGACATTCAAACAGGTAGAGGTCACCATATCGATCCCTGACCTGGCAGCTTTTGCCCGTGAACATAAGATTACCTATGCCCAGTTAAAAGATTTCAACTCTTGGCTGCGAAATACGAAGCTGACGGTTCCCGCGGGCAAACGATATACGCTGTTGATTCCCACGAAAGAGGGTCTTTATTACCGCAAGGGAGAAAAGAGAACAATACACCAGAATGGATGGGTGGTGAAGTAA